AACCGGACGGACCTGGCGGTGCTGCGCATCGTGGTCCGCAACGGCTTCACGCACGACCTCGCGGACCTGCTGCTGGCCGACCTGAAGCGCCTGCTGCCGGACCTGGAAAAGGAGGGCGGTCGCCCGAAGGACCCTGCGAAGGCGACCGCCTTCCACCACTAGTGCCAGGACTCGGCGCGGCCCGCGTGATCGAGGCCGTAACTCGCGTGATCGGAGCCGGAAAGGCCGGTCAGCGCGAGTTCCGTGCTCGATCACGCGAGTCACGTCTCTGATCACGCGAGTTCCGCGCGGGATCACGCGAGGTGCGGTCAGCGGGTCAGTGCCAGGACTTGGCGCGGGCGTACTGGTCCGGCCAGTGCACGTCCGCTTCGAGGGTGTTCGCCGCTCGCAGGGGCCAGTGCGGGTCCCGCAGCAGGGCCCTGGCCAGGAACACCGCGTCGGCTTCGCCGCCGGCGATGATGTCCTCGGCCTGCTGCGGGTTCGTGATCATGCCGACCGCGCCGGTCGGGAGGCCGGTTTCGGTGCGGATCCGCTCGGCGAACGGGACCTGGTAGCCCGGGCCGACCGGGATGTCCGGGTTCGGGGTGTTGCCGCCGCTCGAGGTGTCGATCAGGTCGATGCCGCGTTCGGCGAGGAGCTTCGCCAGCCGGACGGACTCGTCGAGGGTCCAGCCGTCGTCCGTCCAATCCGTGGCCGACAGCCGGGCGAACAGCGGGACGTCGGTCGTGGCGCGGACGGCGTCGGCGATCTCCAGCGCCAGCCGGGTGCGGCCTTCGAAGTCGCCGCCGTAGCGGTCGGTGCGGGAGTTCGACAGCGGCGAGAGGAACTGGTGCACCAGGTAGCCGTGCGCGAAGTGCAGCTCGAGCAGGTCGAAGCCGGCGTCGACCGCCCTCTTGGCGGCTTCGGCGAACGCCTCGGGCAGCGCGCTGACCTCGTCCGTGGTCAGCGGCCGCGCGGGGGCGTAGGCGCCGAAGGGCTGTGCGTCGGCACCGACGCTCTGCCAGCCGCCCTCGTGCTCCGGGACGCTGCCGCTGCCTTCCCACGGCCGCCGCGTCGAGCCCTTGCGGCCGGCGTGGCCCAGCTGCATGCCGATCGCCGTGTTCTGGCGGTGCACGAAGCCGACGATCCGGCGCCACGCCTCGGCCTGCGTGTCGTTCCAGATGCCGGTGTCCCGCGGGCTGATCCGGCCTTCCGGGACGACGGCGGTCGCTTCGGTCATGACGAGCCCGGCGCCACCGGTGGCGAACTGGCCCAGGTGGACGAGGTGCCAGTCGTCCGGGACGCCGTCCGTCGCGGAGTACTGGCACATCGGCGACACCCACGCGCGGTTCGGCAGGGTCAGGCCGCGGACGGTGATCGGGCTGAAGAGTCGGCTCACCTTCCGATCAACGACACGTGCCCGCCGTCTCTTCCCGTCGCCAGAGCGGGTACCGGCGAGTAACGTCGACCACATGTGTGTCGCTGCTGACGAACGCCAGGCATTGAGCTCGCTCCTCGAAGACCTCGGGCCGGACGCGCCCACACTGTGCGAAGGCTGGACGACGCGGGACCTCGCCGCGCACCTCGTCGTGCGTGAGCACCGTCCGGACGCCGCGCCCGG
This genomic window from Amycolatopsis mongoliensis contains:
- a CDS encoding NADH:flavin oxidoreductase/NADH oxidase produces the protein MSRLFSPITVRGLTLPNRAWVSPMCQYSATDGVPDDWHLVHLGQFATGGAGLVMTEATAVVPEGRISPRDTGIWNDTQAEAWRRIVGFVHRQNTAIGMQLGHAGRKGSTRRPWEGSGSVPEHEGGWQSVGADAQPFGAYAPARPLTTDEVSALPEAFAEAAKRAVDAGFDLLELHFAHGYLVHQFLSPLSNSRTDRYGGDFEGRTRLALEIADAVRATTDVPLFARLSATDWTDDGWTLDESVRLAKLLAERGIDLIDTSSGGNTPNPDIPVGPGYQVPFAERIRTETGLPTGAVGMITNPQQAEDIIAGGEADAVFLARALLRDPHWPLRAANTLEADVHWPDQYARAKSWH